One genomic segment of Coffea arabica cultivar ET-39 chromosome 6e, Coffea Arabica ET-39 HiFi, whole genome shotgun sequence includes these proteins:
- the LOC140010039 gene encoding ethylene-responsive transcription factor ERF017-like, with amino-acid sequence MVKPEAQKRSSSPPSTAATLERFKVAGDHSSSSIKYTGVRKRKWRKYVSEIRLPNSRERIWLGSYDTAEKAARAFDAALFCLRGKSAKFNFPDNPPEIVNGRSMTPAEIQVAAAQFANSEHRLIGEPARIDNLVSDNSSSSISSLELQAESPCPSVSDGVVQLESELPEIPLDNAFLDMFGIFPGFDDFFVPPMPTVDLDGEENFEGYFSQDSTLWNF; translated from the coding sequence ATGGTGAAGCCCGAAGCCCAGAAACGATCTTCATCTCCACCCTCAACAGCAGCAACGTTAGAGAGATTTAAGGTTGCCGGTGATCACTCGAGTAGTAGCATTAAGTACACGGGTGTCCGAAAGCGCAAGTGGCGGAAATATGTTTCCGAAATTAGACTTCCCAACAGTCGGGAGAGAATCTGGTTGGGTTCCTACGATACGGCCGAGAAAGCGGCCCGGGCTTTCGACGCCGCGCTCTTTTGCTTGCGTGGCAAGTCGGCCAAGTTTAATTTCCCTGATAACCCGCCGGAGATTGTCAACGGAAGGTCAATGACTCCGGCGGAGATTCAGGTGGCCGCCGCCCAGTTTGCCAACTCCGAGCACCGTTTGATCGGGGAACCGGCCCGGATTGACAATTTGGTTTCGGATAATTCTTCCTCTTCCATTTCCTCACTTGAGCTCCAGGCGGAATCGCCCTGTCCTTCGGTTTCGGATGGGGTGGTCCAGTTGGAGAGTGAATTGCCCGAAATACCACTGGACAACGCATTCTTGGACATGTTTGGAATATTCCCTGGGTTCGATGATTTTTTTGTGCCACCCATGCCTACCGTTGATCTGGATGGAGAAGAGAATTTTGAAGGATATTTTTCACAGGATTCAACTCTTTGGAACTTTTAA